In Raphanus sativus cultivar WK10039 chromosome 5, ASM80110v3, whole genome shotgun sequence, the following proteins share a genomic window:
- the LOC108857326 gene encoding putative zinc finger CCCH domain-containing protein 9 gives MSFKFYFSQLPRKEKQDSKGEESKEVLLRKEMSGREKSEMETEDAKETDTRTESTSMEETEGQDTDLCTSEAGDRTDWRRKRDHPRDNATQMRHELDQSSGHPVRTGVADCQYYLLSGRCFFGRSCRYNHPPRNQMGDDTVQPSAYQVRLGAKDCEQYLQTGQCSYGLKCWFNHPPLTERNQMRHEMVQPSPYPGARDCEQYLQKGQCSYGRRCRFNHPPAPVLPERVSRPFCKATTWFRRSDEMRHGTESSFMALAEKRARCNPRERFQDVSDDVVAGQNTWLQRRRAQENMQRGNESEEERTLRERQAHDLEEQKVEGKWRVYQIKSTVQSSEGGIQKEQRLEIPENPQEQADMERQNREAQDKAQEERSRSLTDNVDQLGQFLQVIGFERKEGDGF, from the exons ATGAGTTTCAAGTTCTACTTTTCTCAGCTTCCCCGTAAGGAAAAACAAGACTCAAAAGG AGAAGAGAGCAAAGAAGTGCTGCTGAGAAAAGAGATGAGCGGCAGAGAGAAGTCAGAGATGGAAACCGAAGACGCTAAAGAAACTGATACGAGAACAGAGTCGACATCCATGGAAGAAACTGAG GGACAAGATACGGATTTGTGTACGAGCGAAGCTGGTGATAGAACTGATTGGAGACGCAAAAGAGATCATCCAAGG GATAATGCAACTCAGATGAGGCACGAGTTGGATCAGTCGAGTGGGCATCCAGTTCGTACAGGTGTAGCGGATTGTCAGTATTACCTCCTAAGTGGTCGTTGTTTCTTTGGACGAAGTTGCAGATACAATCACCCACCG AGAAATCAGATGGGAGATGATACGGTGCAACCGAGTGCGTATCAAGTTCGTCTAGGTGCTAAAGATTGTGAACAGTATCTACAAACTGGGCAGTGTAGCTATGGACTTAAATGCTGGTTCAATCATCCACCG CTTACTGAGAGAAATCAGATGAGACATGAAATGGTGCAACCGAGTCCCTATCCAGGTGCAAGAGATTGTGAACAATATCTACAGAAAGGACAGTGTAGCTACGGACGTAGGTGCCGATTCAATCATCCTCCTGCACCG GTGCTTCCGGAGAGGGTTAGCCGTCCGTTTTGTAAG GCTACAACTTGGTTTAGGAGATCTGATGAGATGAGACACGGAACAGAGTCAAGCTTTATGGCATTGGCAGAGAAGAGG GCGAGATGTAATCCAAGAGAAAGATTCCAAGATGTAAGTGATGATGTAGTGGCGGGACAAAACACTTGGTTGCAGAGGAGACGAGCTCAAGAGAATATGCAGAGAGGCAACGAGAGTGAGGAGGAACGAACACTGAGG GAGAGGCAAGCTCATGATCTGGAGGAACAGAAGGTGGAGGGAAAATGGAGAGTTTATCAG ATCAAATCCACTGTTCAATCCAGTGAAGGAgggattcaaaaggaacaacGATTGGAG ATACCAGAGAATCCACAAGAACAGGCAGATATGGAGAGGCAGAACAGAGAGGCTCAAGATAAAGCACAGGAGGAACGTAGTAGATCGTTAACAGATAACGTGGATCAGCTCGGACAGTTTCTACAAGTTATTGGGTTTGAGAGAAAAGAGGGCGATGGGTTTTAA
- the LOC108857327 gene encoding zinc finger CCCH domain-containing protein 42-like, with protein sequence MEIEEEAKETDTRTEESTSIEETEEQDTDLRRRESYGRTDGRRERDPRSSGEKKENATQTSEYPARNGVADCYFYLKNGRCGYGLSCRFNHPPMRHEMVQPSPYPGARDCRQYLQTGQCSYGPKCRFNHSPAPVLPERVSLGAIDCKQYLQTGRCSYGPKCRFNHPPAPVLPQWVSRQNCKFFQKGSCTYGSGCKFTHSMSGDGAETMRQDTTWGKKRHGANSSARPWKRERQQAHYLEEQKQKKRKVDNLRIGPSVQSGEGGIQTEQRLEEIPENSNVNAQENLQEQADMERQNREAQEKAQEERRQQIDNARRESRLRLERMKPRALTSNVDQLREALPDIGIDRKEGDGF encoded by the exons ATGGAAATCGAAGAAGAGGCTAAAGAAACTGATACAAGAACAGAAGAGTCGACATCCATAGAAGAAACAGAG GAACAAGATACGGATTTGAGGAGGAGGGAATCTTATGGAAGGACTGATGGGAGACGAGAAAGAGATCCAAGATCCTCGGGAGAGAAGAAG GAGAATGCAACTCAGACGAGTGAGTATCCAGCTCGCAACGGTGTAGCAGATTGTTACTTTTACCTGAAAAACGGTCGTTGTGGCTATGGACTAAGTTGCAGATTCAACCATCCACCG ATGAGACATGAAATGGTGCAACCGAGTCCCTATCCAGGTGCAAGAGATTGTAGACAATATTTACAAACTGGGCAGTGTAGCTATGGACCTAAGTGCCGATTCAACCATTCTCCTGCACCg GTGCTTCCGGAGAGGGTTAGCCTAGGTGCAATAGATTGTAAACAATATCTACAAACTGGGCGGTGTAGCTATGGACCTAAGTGCCGTTTCAACCATCCTCCTGCACCG GTGCTTCCACAGTGGGTTAGCCGGCAGAATTGTAAG TTCTTTCAAAAAGGAAGTTGTACGTACGGCTCAGGTTGTAAATTTACGCATTCAATGAGTGGGGATGGTGCAGAAACTATGCGTCAG GATACAACTTGGGGTAAGAAAAGACACGGAGCAAATTCAAGCGCTAGGCCATGGAAGAGG GAGAGGCAGCAAGCTCATTACCTGGAGGaacagaaacaaaagaagaggAAGGTGGACAATTTGAGAATTGGCCCATCTGTTCAATCCGGGGAAGGAGGGATTCAAACGGAACAGAGATTGGAGGAG ATTCCAGAGAATAGCAACGTTAACGCTCAAGAGAATCTACAAGAACAGGCAGATATGGAGAGGCAGAACAGAGAGGCTCAAGAGAAAGCGCAGGAGGAACGTAGACAACAGATAGATAATGCTAGGAGGGAGTCTCGTTTGCGTCTTGAGCGG ATGAAACCCAGAGCTCTTACCAGTAACGTGGATCAGCTCAGAGAGGCATTACCAGATATTGGGATTGACAGAAAAGAGGGCGATGGCTTTTAG
- the LOC108857328 gene encoding eukaryotic translation initiation factor 4E-3 produces the protein MAVESSSLPAIMAEEENLDPNTTSLIRIEKYVPAIKAICGGGGGEEGPSKGKGIMCGGKKSKSTTAIEPSHSFQNSWTFWFDNPSSKSSQATWGSSLRSLYTFATIEEFWSLYLGVTCIFLSLYNNMHPPTKCVHGADIYCFKDKIDPKWEDPVCANGGKWTMMFPKATLESSWLNTLLALVGEQFEQGDVICGAVLNFRTRGDKISLWTKNAANKDAQLSIGKQWKELLGYTETIGFIFHVRGCKDS, from the exons ATGGCGGTTGAGAGTTCTTCACTACCAGCGATTATGGCGGAAGAGGAGAATCTCGATCCTAACACCACGAGCCTTATCCGTATAGAGAAGTATGTTCCGGCGATAAAGGCTATctgcggcggcggcggcggcgaaGAAGGTCCGTCGAAGGGGAAAGGGATCATGTGCGGCGGAAAGAAATCGAAATCAACCACCGCAATCGAGCCTTCGCACTCCTTTCAGAACTCGTGGACATTCTGGTTCGATAATCCATCGTCGAAATCGAGTCAAGCCACATGGGGAAGCTCTTTGAGATCCTTGTACACTTTCGCTACTATCGAGGAGTTCTGGAG TCTTTACTTAGGG GTTACTTGTATCTTCTTAAG TCTTTACAATAACATGCATCCACCAACCAAGTGTGTTCATGGGGCGGATATCTACTGCTTCAAAGATAAGATTGATCCCAAATGGGAAGATCCTGTTTGTGCTAATGGAGGAAAGTGGACTATGATGTTCCCTAAGGCTACACTCGAATCTAGCTGGCTTAACACG TTACTTGCGTTAGTTGGGGAGCAATTTGAGCAAGGAGATGTGATTTGCGGGGCAGTTTTGAATTTCAGAACGAGAGGGGATAAGATCTCTTTATGGACAAAGAACGCTGCAAACAAGGATGCTCAG CTAAGCATTGGGAAGCAGTGGAAGGAACTTCTTGGTTACACAGAAACAATCGGATTCATATTTCATGTAA GAGGATGCAAAGACTCTTGA
- the LOC108858373 gene encoding uncharacterized protein LOC108858373 — protein MATELVKDYHKDSVTSRSAIKLDISKVFDTVSWDLIDATLRAMNYPNMFVSWIMRLIDTAAYSVSVNGELEGNVLSKLLNKAVSNGEIGYHPHCKEVNLSHFSFADDIVVFTNGSPESLRSTLDVFDKFARLLVLRINIANSTEFAAGKGKATLENAALWPLHICVANQESWFAPNYKDYV, from the exons ATGGCAACAGAACTAGTCAAAGACTATCATAAGGACTCGGTTACATCTCGCTCGGCTATCAAGCTGGACATATCCAAGGTGTTTGATACCGTTAGCTGGGATCTCATTGATGCAACTCTGCGTGCAATGAACTATCCGAACATGTTTGTCTCATGGATCATGAGATTGATTGATACTGCAGCTTATTCAGTGTCGGTAAATGGTGAGTTAGAAGG CAATGTACTCTCCAAACTCCTCAACAAAGCGGTTTCTAATGGTGAGATTGGTTACCATCCACACTGTAAGGAGGTGAATCTCTCTCACTTTAGTTTTGCTGACGACATAGTTGTCTTCACAAACGGCTCACCAGAATCGCTTAGAAGCACACTGGATGTGTTTGATAAATTTGCAAGATTGTTGGTTTTGAGAATCAACATCGCAAATTCGACTGAGTTTGCAGCGGGAAAAGGGAAAGCTACGCTTGAAAATGCAGCCCTGTGGCCTCTCCATATCTGCGTTGCCAATCAAGAATCTTGGTTTGCCCCTAACTACAAAGATTATGTCTAA